In a single window of the Micromonospora sp. WMMD1155 genome:
- a CDS encoding peptidoglycan-binding domain-containing protein — translation MSSLHSIRRVLGKAAVPAVGAALAIGLNVTLATPAAASGSYTGRAYVHGTGAVSDDFDDEGVVNVGTHRSSNVTCLWQTILWANGYLPSSGIDGIFGDQTDAATRNFQRDKSLTADGSAGRNSWTKAGDRLAQTDDQNGWRYVVYRGARGSRSAYSAHEFVLQRSPDGNHRFYPPQGGGPYWATYNTRSC, via the coding sequence ATGTCTTCGCTCCACTCCATCCGCCGGGTGCTCGGTAAGGCTGCGGTCCCCGCGGTCGGCGCGGCGTTGGCCATCGGACTCAACGTCACGCTCGCCACGCCGGCCGCGGCCAGCGGCTCCTACACCGGCAGGGCGTACGTCCACGGCACCGGTGCGGTATCCGACGATTTCGATGACGAGGGCGTCGTCAACGTCGGGACGCACCGCAGCTCGAACGTCACCTGTCTGTGGCAGACCATTCTCTGGGCAAATGGTTACCTGCCCTCGTCCGGGATCGACGGCATCTTCGGCGACCAGACCGATGCCGCAACGAGGAACTTCCAGCGCGACAAGAGCCTCACCGCGGACGGTTCCGCCGGCCGGAACAGCTGGACGAAGGCCGGCGACAGGCTCGCGCAGACCGACGACCAGAACGGGTGGCGGTACGTGGTGTACCGGGGGGCACGGGGCTCCAGGAGCGCGTACAGCGCGCACGAGTTCGTCCTGCAGCGATCGCCCGACGGGAACCACCGGTTCTACCCGCCGCAGGGCGGCGGCCCCTACTGGGCCACCTACAACACCCGCTCCTGCTGA
- a CDS encoding aldo/keto reductase produces the protein MTYRRLGDSGLVVSVVGIGCNNFGRKLDLDGTRAVVDAALDAGINLFDTADIYGEPQGGSEELLGQALKGRRDDVVVATKFGMDMHGLNGPDFGARGARRYIARAVEASLRRLGTDHIDLYQMHEPDPGTPIDETLAALDDLVRDGKVRYLGNSNFAGWQIADADWVASSNGRARFISAQNHYSLLERSVETEVIPACERFGLGMLPFFPLANGLLTGKYKRSEQPPAGSRLSGGGRYAERLAAADWDAIEAIEAYAAERGLSMLQVAIGGLAAQPAVTSVIAGATTPEQVLANAAAGTWEPGDEDLAALRAIL, from the coding sequence ATGACCTATCGCCGGCTGGGCGACTCCGGGCTCGTGGTGTCCGTGGTCGGCATCGGCTGCAACAACTTCGGCCGCAAGCTCGACCTCGATGGCACCCGTGCGGTGGTGGACGCGGCACTGGACGCCGGGATCAACCTGTTCGACACCGCCGACATCTACGGTGAACCGCAGGGCGGCTCCGAGGAGCTGCTCGGGCAGGCGCTCAAGGGCCGCCGGGACGACGTGGTGGTGGCCACCAAGTTCGGCATGGACATGCACGGCCTCAACGGGCCGGACTTCGGCGCCCGTGGCGCACGCCGCTACATCGCGCGAGCGGTGGAGGCGTCGCTGCGCCGGCTCGGCACCGACCACATCGACCTGTACCAGATGCACGAGCCCGACCCGGGCACCCCGATCGACGAGACCCTCGCCGCCCTGGACGACCTGGTGCGCGACGGCAAGGTGCGCTACCTGGGCAATTCCAACTTCGCCGGGTGGCAGATCGCCGACGCCGACTGGGTCGCCTCGTCCAACGGGCGGGCCCGCTTCATCAGCGCGCAGAACCACTACAGCCTGCTGGAGCGGTCCGTGGAGACCGAGGTGATCCCCGCGTGCGAGCGGTTCGGGCTGGGCATGCTTCCGTTCTTCCCACTCGCCAACGGCCTGCTCACCGGCAAGTACAAGCGCAGTGAGCAGCCCCCGGCCGGGAGCCGGCTCTCCGGCGGTGGCCGGTACGCGGAGCGGCTCGCCGCAGCCGACTGGGACGCCATCGAGGCGATCGAGGCGTACGCGGCCGAGCGGGGTCTGAGCATGCTCCAGGTGGCGATCGGTGGGCTGGCCGCCCAGCCGGCGGTCACCTCGGTGATCGCCGGCGCCACCACGCCGGAGCAGGTCCTCGCCAACGCCGCCGCCGGCACCTGGGAGCCCGGCGACGAGGACCTGGCCGCGCTGCGCGCCATCCTCTGA